ACCGTGCCCTCCTCGCCCGTGAAAGTCGCCTCGTGGTCCGATTGCCCGGTCTTGGATAGCTTGAGCACGTTGGACAGAATGTCCGCAGCAAGCTCGAAGGCCTCGGGCGGAGTCAGAACGGTCTTGCGCTGGTATGAAGCCATGGTGTGTCGGTTGGAGCGGTGGGTCCGAGCTCATCCGCCGTGAAAAAGGAAATCCGCGATCTCCAAAGCCCCATGGTAACCGCGAAAGACGCGGAACTCCGGATCGTCGGGCTCTCCCAGCGTCAGGCAAGGTAGCTCAATACCCCGCTCTCGGGCCCTCGTGCTCCGTGTTGCGAGCTCGGCCGCGTGGATGTCCAGATCGAGGGTGACCTTCACCTCGCCCTCCGAGAGTCCAAGGCGCCTGCCGATCTTGACCAGCACGTCGATCCTCCCGATGTCGCGCCCCTCCGCGAAGAAGGCGTGGAAGAGAGCCGCCGTCGCGCGGGCCGCTTGGTCGTGCCCGCTCGCGAACAGCACGAGCTCGTGAGCCTTGCCGGGATCGGGCACGAGCAGGGGGGGCGTTTCGGTGAAATCCGAAGCGAGAGGAAGCGCTGGAACCGCCTCGCGGGCGCTCTTCAGACGGCGGGCCCAAGCGGGGTCCGCGGTGTCGGTCAGGACGCCGCGAGACGTGATGGGTACGCGTTCGACTGCAGCGAGATCGTATCGCCTCGGCCCCGACCGCGCCAAGCTCCCCAGCTCAAGCTCGACGGCATAGGAGAGCGGGTCGGTCAGGTCGAAATGGAATCGGGGGGCTGAGGAGGCTCGTCCGGAGGGGTCGGTCAACCCGCCTCCTCTTCCTCGGACCCCGGACGGGTCGCCGGGGTGCCGTCCAAGGAAATCGGGGGCGGCATGGCATCGCACTCTCGAGCGCTCACCGTCTCCAAGCGGCGGCATCCGGCATCCCGCGGCTGAACAGCATGTCCAGGCCGGGTTCCGCCACGCCCGCCTTTGCGTCAGCGGCAAGTCGGTATTGGGGCGGCAGGTCGCGAAGGATGGCGCGCACCTGCCCCGTGCGCGGATCGCGCAGGATGGCCATGGCGCGGTCGCTGTCGCCGTCGAGCGCGACGGTCCCTCCGGGCCCGGTGAGCGTGACGGCGGCGAGCGCGGCCTGCCAGGCGGGCCGGGCGGGCACGACGAAGACGAACGACGATTCCCCGTCGCCGTCCGCCAGCACGGGCATGGCGAAGCTGATCGAGAAGAGCGTCTCGCCGTCGGTGGCGGTTCCGACGATCCGATGATCGCCGGCGGAGTCGGGCAGCAGCGGCGGCGCGTCGACCGCGAACGCGGGTTCCAGAACACCGCCCCACAGCATGAGGGAGGCCGCCGGTTCGGCAACGATGGCGTCGCCGCCGCTCCCCTCGTCGGCGAGGCGGAAGCGGAGCGCCTTGGTGAAATGGTAGTCGCTGACCCAGTGGGGGCCGCAGTACGACATCACGTCCGGCCTGCTCGGGTGCACCAGTCCGCCTCCTTCGAAGTCGTAGCCCCAGACACCGCTCGATCCGTCGGGGTACGGGAACGCCGGGTCCACCCCCCCGGGGCCCCCGCACGGCGCATGCCACAAGCTCATGCTGTGGCCCAGTTCGTGCGAGATGGTTCCGCTGTTCGGTCCTGCGGCGCTGACCCGGCCCGGCCGGAACGCCACACCGCCCCGGAACCGTCCCGACATCATGCCCATCCAGTGGCCGCCACCCGCTTCGAGCGCACGGATCACGCCCGTTTCGCGAAGGAGGTCGCGCGGGTTGTTGCTCGACGAGAGCACGGGTGCGTGCGCCGTCACTTCGAGAGCGCCGACCGGCAGCAGGGTTCGGGTTTCGTAAAGCAGTTCGTGACCGTGGGGATCGGCCGCCATGCCGGCCGTCTGGCCCAGGATCGCCGAGTCCGGATCGACGCTCCACAGGAAGGGGATCACCGTGAGGTCGAGGACGGGCATTTCGCGCACGTCGACGGGAAGGCGGCCGGTTTCGGGGATCCGTCTCGCGACGCCCAGCCCCGGGTCCAGCGTCCCGTCCGGGTCGATCTCGACGACCATTTCCAGTCCCGGGCGGATCGCGGCGGCCGGGATCGCGGCGTTGGCGGACGCGGCCAGCGATCCCTGCTCCACGACGGTCGGAATCGGACCGGCGCCTGCCGGAATCTCGGCCGTGTGAACGAGCGCCCCGTCCACATGGAACGAGGCGCGGACGCGTGGCTGGGGCTCCCGGTTCTCCCGCGTTGCCGTGACGAACGTTCGCAACAGCGCTTCCTCGCCCGCAACGAGCGGGACCGGGAACTCCCGCGACTGCACCGTCTGCACGAGATACGCCATCGTGCGCCTGCCTCCGCACAGTGGAATGCGCCCGTTCAACAGGCGGTCCAGCCAGTCGAGGAAGCCGGCGTCGGACGGCGCGCAGAGTCCGGTGCCGTAGGCCGCGAACATTTCCAGCGAAGTCAAAGCGGTCAGTTCCGCCGGAAGGGCGCCCGACATCTCCGCGTTGCCCGACAGGAAGAGCTCTTGGAGGCTCGTCAGTCCTCCGAACTCGGGGGGCAGCGAGCCGACCAGCCCGTTCCGGGCGAGAGCCAGCACTTCGAGGTTGGACAGGCTGCCCAACTCGGCGGGGATCGGACCCGCCAGTTCGTTGCCGCCGAGGAACAGACCGCGCAGTTTGGCAAGGTCTCCAAGCTCGGACGGGACCGTCCCCGCCAATTGATTGTTCGAGAGGTCGAGCCTCGTCAGGTTGTGGAGTCGCCCGAGTTCGGCGGGAATCGCGCCTTCCAGGCTCCCCCACAGGATGAGGTCTCTCAGTTCGGCGAGATCGCCGAGCTCTGCCGGGATCGGACCCGCCAAGAAACGACTACCACCGAGGTTCAGCCGCACCAGATGCTTCAGGCTTCCGAGCTCGGGGGGGATCACCCCCGAGAGACGGTTGTAGGTCAGTGACAGGCCGGTCACGCGACCCTGGTCGTTCACCTCCACTCCATACCAGTCCCCGAGCGGCGCGTCCGTCAGCCAGTTGTCGTTCTTGTACCAGCCAGGTCCGCCAAGTGTCTCGTATGCGAGCTCCAGGATCTCGCGGTCCGACAGCGGTGCGCACGCGACGCCCGTGCCCTCGTGGGACGGTATCGCGTTCAACCATTCCCGGAACCCCGCCTGAGACGGTGCGCAAACGCCGGTCCCCTCGTAGTGAAGCGCGCGCAATGGCAGCGTCGCCAGCGACTGCGGAAGCGGGCCGGACAGGGCCGTGTTGCCACCGATCCTCAACTCCGTCATCCGAGCCAACGTCCCGAGACTCGCCGCAAGTCGTCCCGAGAGTCCGTTTCGCTCCAGGTCGAGCGCCGTCACGCGACCCAGCGAGTCGGCCCGGACCCCGTGCCACTCTTTCAGGGCCGGGCCGCCGACCCACCCATCGGCATTCGTCCAGCCGGATCCGCCCGCTCGCTCGAACAGCAACTCGAGCGCCTTCCAGTCGGACTCGTTGCAGAGAGCGTCCGACCCGTCCCCGAATCCGATGCCCTCCAGCCATGCAACAAATGCCGAAATGCCGGGCACGCAAAGGCCGTCGTTTCGGGCGATGGAGAATCTCACAAGCTTGTCAAGTTGCAGAAAGCTTTGCGGAATCGGGCCGGTTAGATTGTTACTATGCAGCCGGAAATCTGTCAAGCTGACCAGACTACCCAGCTCGGACGGAACCGGGCCTTCCAGCTCGTTCCCATACAGAATGAGCGTCCTCAGGTTGACCAAGTCCCCAAGCTCGGACGGAATCGGACCGTCGAGGTTGTTGTAGTTCAGTAGGAGCCAGTTGAGGTTCTCGAGGTTGCCGAGTTCGGCCGGAATCGGACCGGTGAGGTAGTTAGTGCTCAGCTGGAGCCGGTAAAGGTTCACCAAGCTTCCGAGCTCGGCCGGGATCGGGCCCTCCAGCGCGTTGTCTTTCAGGTGCAGCGTCCGTAGTTGAGCCAGGGTGGCAAATTCGGATGGAATCGGACCGTCCAGCGCGTTCCTCTCCAGATCGAGCGTCCTCAGGTTGACCAAGTCCCCAAGCTCTACCGGAATCCGACCGGTGAGCTCGTTATCGCCCAGACGCAAATCGACGACGCGCCCCGACCCGTCGGTACGCACACCGTACCAGTCCTCGAGCGGCGCGTCGGTCAGCCAGTTGTCGTTCCTGGCCCAGTTGGGGCCGTCCGTCGCCTCGTAGAGAGCCATCAGCGCCGCCCGGTCGGGGTATTCCACCGTGATCTCGGAGATGCCGAAGGCTTCGCCCGCCGTCGCGGTGATCGTCGCGGCGCCTTCGCCGACTCCGCGAACCAGACCCACGCCGTCCACGCCAGCCACCGACATGTCGCTCGTCGACCAGCTGAAGGCCGCACCGCTCACGCGGCGCCCGTTCTCGTCGAACAGCTCGGCCGCCAGCCGCACCGTGTCGCCGGGCGCGATCGTGTCGGCGGACGGACGGACGACGACACCGACCGAGAGCGTCACCGTGATTATCGCAGTGTCCGACGCCGATCCCGCAGCGGCCGTGATCGTCGCGGTTCCGACGCCCGCCGCCGTCGCCAGCCCGGATTCGTCCACCGTCGCGACGGTCGTGTCCGAACTCGACCAGGAGACCGTCGCGCCCGCCAGGACCCGCCCGATCTGATCCCGCACCTCGGCCGTGAGCCGCGCCGTGTCCCCCAGCGCCGCGAACGCCACCGTGTCCGGGGCCA
The DNA window shown above is from Gemmatimonadota bacterium and carries:
- a CDS encoding Ig-like domain-containing protein; protein product: MTGDTLRLTAEATDANGHAVAGVEFTWESSDTLVATVDGSGLVSGTGAGEVEIAATAEGVAGAAQLAVAAPVPTTVAVAPDTVAFAALGDTARLTAEVRDQIGRVLAGATVSWSSSDTTVATVDESGLATAAGVGTATITAAAGSASDTAIITVTLSVGVVVRPSADTIAPGDTVRLAAELFDENGRRVSGAAFSWSTSDMSVAGVDGVGLVRGVGEGAATITATAGEAFGISEITVEYPDRAALMALYEATDGPNWARNDNWLTDAPLEDWYGVRTDGSGRVVDLRLGDNELTGRIPVELGDLVNLRTLDLERNALDGPIPSEFATLAQLRTLHLKDNALEGPIPAELGSLVNLYRLQLSTNYLTGPIPAELGNLENLNWLLLNYNNLDGPIPSELGDLVNLRTLILYGNELEGPVPSELGSLVSLTDFRLHSNNLTGPIPQSFLQLDKLVRFSIARNDGLCVPGISAFVAWLEGIGFGDGSDALCNESDWKALELLFERAGGSGWTNADGWVGGPALKEWHGVRADSLGRVTALDLERNGLSGRLAASLGTLARMTELRIGGNTALSGPLPQSLATLPLRALHYEGTGVCAPSQAGFREWLNAIPSHEGTGVACAPLSDREILELAYETLGGPGWYKNDNWLTDAPLGDWYGVEVNDQGRVTGLSLTYNRLSGVIPPELGSLKHLVRLNLGGSRFLAGPIPAELGDLAELRDLILWGSLEGAIPAELGRLHNLTRLDLSNNQLAGTVPSELGDLAKLRGLFLGGNELAGPIPAELGSLSNLEVLALARNGLVGSLPPEFGGLTSLQELFLSGNAEMSGALPAELTALTSLEMFAAYGTGLCAPSDAGFLDWLDRLLNGRIPLCGGRRTMAYLVQTVQSREFPVPLVAGEEALLRTFVTATRENREPQPRVRASFHVDGALVHTAEIPAGAGPIPTVVEQGSLAASANAAIPAAAIRPGLEMVVEIDPDGTLDPGLGVARRIPETGRLPVDVREMPVLDLTVIPFLWSVDPDSAILGQTAGMAADPHGHELLYETRTLLPVGALEVTAHAPVLSSSNNPRDLLRETGVIRALEAGGGHWMGMMSGRFRGGVAFRPGRVSAAGPNSGTISHELGHSMSLWHAPCGGPGGVDPAFPYPDGSSGVWGYDFEGGGLVHPSRPDVMSYCGPHWVSDYHFTKALRFRLADEGSGGDAIVAEPAASLMLWGGVLEPAFAVDAPPLLPDSAGDHRIVGTATDGETLFSISFAMPVLADGDGESSFVFVVPARPAWQAALAAVTLTGPGGTVALDGDSDRAMAILRDPRTGQVRAILRDLPPQYRLAADAKAGVAEPGLDMLFSRGMPDAAAWRR
- a CDS encoding DsbA family protein codes for the protein MTDPSGRASSAPRFHFDLTDPLSYAVELELGSLARSGPRRYDLAAVERVPITSRGVLTDTADPAWARRLKSAREAVPALPLASDFTETPPLLVPDPGKAHELVLFASGHDQAARATAALFHAFFAEGRDIGRIDVLVKIGRRLGLSEGEVKVTLDLDIHAAELATRSTRARERGIELPCLTLGEPDDPEFRVFRGYHGALEIADFLFHGG